The following coding sequences are from one Ooceraea biroi isolate clonal line C1 chromosome 5, Obir_v5.4, whole genome shotgun sequence window:
- the LOC105287664 gene encoding uncharacterized protein LOC105287664, whose translation MAKKTAPAALQTEVVNDEEWAKILTRKGLVVVDVYSDWSGPCTGMVSILKKIKMEIGGDALSYATASCDRVNDLKRFQGKSEPIWMFIHEGRMINLMFGANCPQFLKMLTTELERIQTGDEHEFSIDVSEQSPEEIRLQNIQEETTIAKEIERKSRKQAETKARYEAEMLHLTTSLRNETCLLLFPWVFKDEEGHKRDKKMSPPYVELIEELLPEHYTVEQEMRKRLNEDLLKQILVESTYSFPAAAKQLLFDGKCMFMRLKFVEGERDLDVENHLCTILFNQPALPESEDDWNEECYAGKHCPAFEVYDRESGKFPFVWTPPTPRNKAVVFRTIFTVYTNTTYPYEDKMTKVPIIVFKYDYTRKNDLRIVLEMFEDDVIDFGVFEYDKPTEAKMIAKSIEEFETSTEEKTGYEIFACTVKKVGCEAFLGFAGIGPFHVSENPEKAIEESKLYFPDIAIVEETQSDDEEKPEEENQDNVP comes from the exons ATGGCGAAGAAAACGGCGCCCGCAGCATTGCAGACGGAAGTTGTAAACGATGAAGAATGGGCAAAGATATTAACACGGAAAGGTTTAGTGG tggTAGACGTGTACTCGGATTGGAGTGGTCCTTGCACAGGTATGGTCAGTATcctgaaaaagataaagatggAGATTGGCGGTGATGCGCTGAGTTATGCCACG GCGAGTTGCGATCGCGTAAACGACTTGAAGAGGTTTCAAGGAAAAAGCGAACCCATTTGGATGTTTATTCAC GAAGGGcgaatgataaatttaatgtttggAGCGAATTGTCCGCAGTTCCTGAAAATGCTGACGACCGAGCTGGAAAGGATTCAAACTGGTGACGAGCACGA ATTCTCAATAGACGTTTCCGAGCAGAGTCCAGAAGAGATAAGGTTACAGAATATCCAGGAAGAGACGACAATAGccaaagagatagagaggaaaTCTCGAAAAC AAGCTGAAACTAAAGCGAGGTACGAGGCGGAGATGCTGCATCTGACGACGTCGTTGCGCAACGAGACGTGCCTGCTGTTGTTTCCTTGGGTATTCAAAGATGAGGAAGGACACAAACGAGACAAGAAGATGAGTCCGCCGTACGTGGAACTAATCGAAGAACTGCTACCAGAGCACTACACAGTGGAGCAAGAAATGCGTAAACGATTGAACGAAGATTTGCTCAAGCAGATACTCGTCGAG TCGACGTACAGCTTTCCGGCAGCTGCCAAACAGTTGCTTTTCGATGGCAAGTGCATGTTTATGCGATTGAAGTTTGTCGAGGGAGAACGGGATCTTGACGTTGAAAATCATCTGTGCACTATCCTGTTTAATCAACCGGCGTTACCGGAATCGGAAGATGACTGGAACGAAGAGTG ttACGCTGGAAAACACTGTCCAGCTTTTGAAGTATACGATAGAGAAAGCGGAAAGTTTCCCTTCGTTTGGACACCACCAACTCCTAGGAATAAAGCAGTCGTTTTCCGCACAATATTCACTGTGTATACCAACACAACGTATCCG TACGAAGATAAGATGACAAAAGTCCCAATAATCGTTTTTAAATACGATTATACGCGTAAAAATGACTTGAGAATCGTGCTAGAAATGTTCGAGGATGATGTCATCGATTTCGGAGTCTTTGAATACGATAAACCAACTGAAGCTAAGATGATCGCTAAAAGTATAGAGGAATTCGAGACGAGCACCGAAGAAAAAACAGG tTACGAAATATTCGCCTGTACAGTGAAGAAAGTCGGGTGCGAAGCATTTTTGGGTTTCGCTGGAATCGGACCTTTTCATGTGAGTGAAAATCCGGAAAAGGCTATAGAAGAGTCCAAGTTATATTTCCCGGATATAGCTATTGTAGAAGAAACGCAATCGGATGACGAAGAAAAGCCCGAGGAAGAGAATCAAGATAATGTACCATAA
- the LOC105287662 gene encoding DNA replication complex GINS protein PSF1, with protein MFGKEAIKLITELDVHEDIRPFNEQVMRHVFEEMHALYEANSVDSNAIQNDSNNELLPSVHFRHTALLRNKRCVLAYLYHRMKRLRQMRWELGSILPTEITANLLNAEVQWFQNYNKSLATYMRSIGDDYGLNLTVNMNPPKTLYVEVKCLTDFGKLELDDGEIITLKKNTYHLLPRATCEPLIRQGILEHHNV; from the exons ATGTTCGGGAAAGAAGCTATTAAGCTCATAACTGAGCTCGACGTGCACGAAGATATCCGGCCGTTTAAC GAACAAGTAATGCGGCATGTTTTCGAAGAGATGCACGCGCTTTACGAAGCCAATTCGGTGGACAG TAATGCAATACAGAACGACAGTAACAACGAGTTGTTACCGTCGGTGCATTTTCGACACACGGCTCTACTCAGGAACAAAAGGTGCGTCTTGGCGTATTTGTATCATCGGATGAAGCGGTTACGACAGATGCGCTGGGAGTTGGGCAGCATCCTGCCAACCGAGATCACCGCCAATCTGCTGAACGCAGAGGTACAATGGTTTCAGAACTACAACAAGTCTCTGGCCACGTACATGAGATCAATCGGAGATGATTACGGATTGAACCTGACTGTAAACATGAACCCTCCGAAGACGCTCTACGTCGAG GTAAAGTGTCTGACAGATTTTGGTAAGCTGGAGCTGGACGATGGCGAAATTATCACGTTGAAAAAGAATACGTATCATCTCCTACCAAGAGCCACGTGCGAGCCGCTCATTAGGCAAGGCATTCTTGAGCATCATAATGTATGA
- the LOC105287661 gene encoding uncharacterized protein LOC105287661 isoform X1, whose protein sequence is MDKKLACNTLTAEELLCSRGIKSCILEECEKSLKTLPKSGKKHFEPNHSWLEDVQIEKELKNRKDLLNIERVERISELASAEWMPVQKKALVTKRSGQDWGNFGLEKNGSLYLLAEEALFLLETNCLELIWNGVPCSIQQAYEILIDDTVCTLEEYRVYSQLTRYGYRIQRYIYEDFEKGSRSDESASAKRKIIVEPENGLRMCDNQLHSQQSTVQSNEPLIRLDKSCISLNTKNHQDTLLKEPVEQVVHDVVDHLLHSVDSQKNINIPVTFDTAESNAMEIDKDSEEKNRNSKPEIISDETLLCNIKILRDAACNSNSEAVKTSKWPGTRIQRNVKLLPKRSDKVSPPEISIIDSSSTSESTRCVEKRKTYMPDELLHKKSKLEVIDLSDDEVQELPHPVTRMDILNTLPNVALQVDIKEKISRRYIPHNIRPRKTVYEYNRASISRMQENDRRARQSCKDIRNNGRQNTSKFSSPVAISSQGNSLHRQRSHSPFCDSPRAFYQMHGTNVGLPYAYRFPYNCPDFYMQNRITQNVFHNLFVAFGNHGNVVQQSRSLTIQMNNFAIPFMGGYRARHFFAENQHFRPSPYQNFLWQQRFCQRRTTENAMTYSSGHSFARRQHSEASRNRSSSREAVNRPSFTTRHGATSWTELKRKWSEEKTITIDDEDYQSNNQNEDECDEVVKLINPLLGPKNTSSLAEIFSKLAIIKPAPERLVRRKKSKYKISYNVYSCTQHYRKANPGQPLYSLVVIRKENSFLQPVELNRLQQDAKGQIVLAYVSMSISYIQPGIITMPNVT, encoded by the exons ATGGATAAAAAATTAGCTTGCAATACATTAAC AGCAGAAGAATTGTTATGTAGCAGAGGTATAAAAAGTTGCATACTGGAGGAATGCGAAAAATCTTTGAAAACTTTGCCCAAAAGTGGAAAGAAGCATTTCGAACCTAATCATTCTTGGCTGGAGGATGTTCAGATTGAAAAGGAACTTAAAAATCGTAAAGATCTGTTAAACATTGAAAGAGTTGAAAGAATCTCAGAATTAGCTAGTGCGGAATGGATGCCAGTGCAAAAGAAAGCGCTTGTTACCAAGAGATCTGGGCAGGACTGGGGCAATTTTGGCCTGGAAAAAAATGGTTCGTTGTACTTGCTAGCGGAGGAggcattatttcttttagaAACG AATTGTCTTGAACTTATTTGGAATGGAGTACCATGTTCAATTCAACAAGCCTACGAGATCTTGATTGATGATACAGTTTGTACTCTAGAAGAATACCGAGTTTATAGCCAGTTAACACGCTACGGCTATCGTATACAGCGTTACATTTACGAAGATTTTGAAAAGGGCAGTAGATCAGATGAGTCTGCCTCTGCTAAACGGAAAATTATTGTCGAGCCCGAAAATGGACTGAGAATGTGCGATAATCAGTTACATAGTCAACAATCTACGGTGCAATCAAATGAACCTTTGATAAGATTGGACAAATCTTGTATCAGTCTTAACACAAAAAATCACCAGGATACTCTGCTGAAAGAACCTGTGGAACAAGTTGTGCATGACGTGGTAGATCATCTCTTGCATAGCGTAGATagtcagaaaaatataaatattccagTCACTTTCGACACGGCAGAAAGCAACGCAATGGAAATCGACAAAGATAGCGAAGAGAAAAATCGGAATTCTAAACCTGAAATAATCTCTGATGAGACCTTGTTGTGCAATATCAAAATCCTCAGAGATGCAGCGTGCAATTCCAACAGCGAAGCTGTCAAAACGTCAAAATGGCCGGGCACTCGCATCCAGCGCAACGTCAAGTTGTTACCTAAAAGAAGCGATAAGGTGTCACCCCCTGAGATTTCAATAATCGATTCCAGTTCCACGAGTGAGAGTACCAGATGTGTCGAGAAACGGAAGACATACATGCCAGACGAGTTGTTGCACAAAAAATCAAAGCTTGAG GTGATTGATTTATCCGATGACGAGGTTCAGGAATTACCACATCCGGTGACGAGAATGGATATCTTGAACACGCTACCAAATGTTGCCTTGCAAGTGGACATCAAGGAGAAAATTTCCAGGCGATACATACCGCATAATATAAGACCTCGAAAGACTGTTTACGAGTACAACCGAGCAAGCATATCTCGTATGCAGGAGAACGACAGAAGGGCGCGACAGAGTTGCAAGGATATCAGAAACAACGGCAGGCAGAATACGTCTAAGTTTAGCAGTCCTGTTgccatcagcagtcaaggcaACTCGCTTCATAGACAACGCTCGCATTCACCCTTCTGCGATTCGCCGCGGGCGTTCTATCAGATGCACGGGACGAATGTCGGCTTGCCTTACGCGTATAGATTTCCGTACAATTGCCCGGACTTTTACATGCAGAACAGGATCACGCAGAATGTATTTCACAATCTGTTCGTCGCGTTCGGGAATCACGGGAACGTCGTTCAGCAGAGCCGAAGCCTTACCATACAGATGAATAATTTTGCGATACCGTTCATGGGCGGATATCGAGCGAGACACTTTTTCGCGGAGAATCAACACTTCCGGCCCAGTCCTTATCAGAACTTCCTGTGGCAACAACGCTTCTGTCAGCGGAGAACGACGGAGAACGCAATGACGTACAGCTCTGGGCATTCTTTCGCGAGACGGCAACACAGCGAAGCTAGCAGGAACCGAAGCAGTAGCCGTGAGGCTGTTAATCGACCCTCGTTCACGACCCGTCACGGAGCTACCTCCTGGACGGAATTGAAGAGGAAGTGGTCCGAGGAGAAAACCATTACGATCGACGATGAAGATTACCAGAGCAATAATCAGAACGAGGATGAATGCGACGAAGTCGTGAAGCTCATAAATCCACTGCTCGGTCCAAAAAACACCTCCTCACTGGCAGAGATCTTCAGCAAGCTCGCTATAATAAAACCAGCGCCGGAGAGACTAGTcaggaggaagaagagcaaGTACAAGATATCGTACAACGTGTACTCTTGTACTCAACATTATAGAAAGGCAAATCCCGGCCAACCGTTGTATAGTCTAGTAGTAATAAG GAAAGAGAACTCGTTCCTTCAACCGGTCGAGTTGAATCGTCTGCAACAGGATGCAAAGGGCCAGATAGTATTAGCGTACGTGTCGATGTCGATATCGTACATTCAGCCAGGTATTATAACGATGCCAAATGTAACGTAA
- the LOC105287661 gene encoding uncharacterized protein LOC105287661 isoform X2 produces MPVQKKALVTKRSGQDWGNFGLEKNGSLYLLAEEALFLLETNCLELIWNGVPCSIQQAYEILIDDTVCTLEEYRVYSQLTRYGYRIQRYIYEDFEKGSRSDESASAKRKIIVEPENGLRMCDNQLHSQQSTVQSNEPLIRLDKSCISLNTKNHQDTLLKEPVEQVVHDVVDHLLHSVDSQKNINIPVTFDTAESNAMEIDKDSEEKNRNSKPEIISDETLLCNIKILRDAACNSNSEAVKTSKWPGTRIQRNVKLLPKRSDKVSPPEISIIDSSSTSESTRCVEKRKTYMPDELLHKKSKLEVIDLSDDEVQELPHPVTRMDILNTLPNVALQVDIKEKISRRYIPHNIRPRKTVYEYNRASISRMQENDRRARQSCKDIRNNGRQNTSKFSSPVAISSQGNSLHRQRSHSPFCDSPRAFYQMHGTNVGLPYAYRFPYNCPDFYMQNRITQNVFHNLFVAFGNHGNVVQQSRSLTIQMNNFAIPFMGGYRARHFFAENQHFRPSPYQNFLWQQRFCQRRTTENAMTYSSGHSFARRQHSEASRNRSSSREAVNRPSFTTRHGATSWTELKRKWSEEKTITIDDEDYQSNNQNEDECDEVVKLINPLLGPKNTSSLAEIFSKLAIIKPAPERLVRRKKSKYKISYNVYSCTQHYRKANPGQPLYSLVVIRKENSFLQPVELNRLQQDAKGQIVLAYVSMSISYIQPGIITMPNVT; encoded by the exons ATGCCAGTGCAAAAGAAAGCGCTTGTTACCAAGAGATCTGGGCAGGACTGGGGCAATTTTGGCCTGGAAAAAAATGGTTCGTTGTACTTGCTAGCGGAGGAggcattatttcttttagaAACG AATTGTCTTGAACTTATTTGGAATGGAGTACCATGTTCAATTCAACAAGCCTACGAGATCTTGATTGATGATACAGTTTGTACTCTAGAAGAATACCGAGTTTATAGCCAGTTAACACGCTACGGCTATCGTATACAGCGTTACATTTACGAAGATTTTGAAAAGGGCAGTAGATCAGATGAGTCTGCCTCTGCTAAACGGAAAATTATTGTCGAGCCCGAAAATGGACTGAGAATGTGCGATAATCAGTTACATAGTCAACAATCTACGGTGCAATCAAATGAACCTTTGATAAGATTGGACAAATCTTGTATCAGTCTTAACACAAAAAATCACCAGGATACTCTGCTGAAAGAACCTGTGGAACAAGTTGTGCATGACGTGGTAGATCATCTCTTGCATAGCGTAGATagtcagaaaaatataaatattccagTCACTTTCGACACGGCAGAAAGCAACGCAATGGAAATCGACAAAGATAGCGAAGAGAAAAATCGGAATTCTAAACCTGAAATAATCTCTGATGAGACCTTGTTGTGCAATATCAAAATCCTCAGAGATGCAGCGTGCAATTCCAACAGCGAAGCTGTCAAAACGTCAAAATGGCCGGGCACTCGCATCCAGCGCAACGTCAAGTTGTTACCTAAAAGAAGCGATAAGGTGTCACCCCCTGAGATTTCAATAATCGATTCCAGTTCCACGAGTGAGAGTACCAGATGTGTCGAGAAACGGAAGACATACATGCCAGACGAGTTGTTGCACAAAAAATCAAAGCTTGAG GTGATTGATTTATCCGATGACGAGGTTCAGGAATTACCACATCCGGTGACGAGAATGGATATCTTGAACACGCTACCAAATGTTGCCTTGCAAGTGGACATCAAGGAGAAAATTTCCAGGCGATACATACCGCATAATATAAGACCTCGAAAGACTGTTTACGAGTACAACCGAGCAAGCATATCTCGTATGCAGGAGAACGACAGAAGGGCGCGACAGAGTTGCAAGGATATCAGAAACAACGGCAGGCAGAATACGTCTAAGTTTAGCAGTCCTGTTgccatcagcagtcaaggcaACTCGCTTCATAGACAACGCTCGCATTCACCCTTCTGCGATTCGCCGCGGGCGTTCTATCAGATGCACGGGACGAATGTCGGCTTGCCTTACGCGTATAGATTTCCGTACAATTGCCCGGACTTTTACATGCAGAACAGGATCACGCAGAATGTATTTCACAATCTGTTCGTCGCGTTCGGGAATCACGGGAACGTCGTTCAGCAGAGCCGAAGCCTTACCATACAGATGAATAATTTTGCGATACCGTTCATGGGCGGATATCGAGCGAGACACTTTTTCGCGGAGAATCAACACTTCCGGCCCAGTCCTTATCAGAACTTCCTGTGGCAACAACGCTTCTGTCAGCGGAGAACGACGGAGAACGCAATGACGTACAGCTCTGGGCATTCTTTCGCGAGACGGCAACACAGCGAAGCTAGCAGGAACCGAAGCAGTAGCCGTGAGGCTGTTAATCGACCCTCGTTCACGACCCGTCACGGAGCTACCTCCTGGACGGAATTGAAGAGGAAGTGGTCCGAGGAGAAAACCATTACGATCGACGATGAAGATTACCAGAGCAATAATCAGAACGAGGATGAATGCGACGAAGTCGTGAAGCTCATAAATCCACTGCTCGGTCCAAAAAACACCTCCTCACTGGCAGAGATCTTCAGCAAGCTCGCTATAATAAAACCAGCGCCGGAGAGACTAGTcaggaggaagaagagcaaGTACAAGATATCGTACAACGTGTACTCTTGTACTCAACATTATAGAAAGGCAAATCCCGGCCAACCGTTGTATAGTCTAGTAGTAATAAG GAAAGAGAACTCGTTCCTTCAACCGGTCGAGTTGAATCGTCTGCAACAGGATGCAAAGGGCCAGATAGTATTAGCGTACGTGTCGATGTCGATATCGTACATTCAGCCAGGTATTATAACGATGCCAAATGTAACGTAA
- the LOC105287658 gene encoding F-box only protein 22 translates to MERSTRKRKRSANPVKSQDNNTEQSCENSLDLNVYLTYDVLRMLFQYLNGRDLSNAAMVCRSWSEAASNEHCTRGPVCFIGDYSECSQVEHQIRDLYIKPRLGILFMPRIPENLKGHIDRTVPSDCEIVILYVPGIIINNEEMEDCLYPKVVCTFLPEIPNVSINTCQVIKLNSRKGYAAVEELNKMISRVPKVNHETSTCLMLFCNDSAREIANVMISALKKSHDDKICSVWGGVVDISYVHNSDWQVPYCIAVLISGAIRTWSTIIDVKCNTKEVIENRLKSFKDRIKLKKHSIGFMFVCTARGSAMHGKENVESTIFKTLFPNVPLVGCFGDGEFGKNTMDIDDAKEETSVNKQRNSGRNKHSRRKDVWYNEFSTVFMILTYG, encoded by the exons ATGGAGCGATCcacgaggaagagaaagcgAAGTGCAAATCCTGTCAAATCTCAGGATAATAACACGGAGCAAAGCTGTGAGAACTCGTTGGATTTGAACGTCTACTTAACCTATGATGTCCTGAGAATGCTCTTTCAGTATTTAAACGGCCGAGACTTATCCAACGCCGCGATGGTTTGCAG ATCTTGGTCAGAAGCTGCGAGTAACGAACATTGCACGAGAGGACCCGTCTGTTTTATAGGAGATTACTCTGAATGCAGTCAAGTTGAACATCAAATCagagatttatatattaaaccaCGTTTAGGAATTCTTTTTATGCCTagaattcctgaaaatttaaaag GACATATCGATAGAACAGTTCCTTCAGATTGCGAAATCGTAATACTTTATGTCCCaggaattattataaataacgagGAAATGGAAGATTGCCTGTATCCAAAGGTCGTATGCACATTTTTACCAGAAATTCCAAATGTGAGTATTAACACGTGTCAAGTGATAAAATTGAATAGCAGAAAAGGGTACGCTGCAGTTGAAGAATTAAACAAGATGATAAGTCGTGTACCCAAAGTGAATCATGAGACGTCCACGTGTTTAATGCTCTTTTGCAATGATTCGGCTCGTGAAATAGCAAACGTCATGATTTCAGCTCTAAAGAAAAG TCACGACGACAAGATATGTTCCGTGTGGGGTGGCGTGGTGGATATCAGTTACGTGCACAATTCCGACTGGCAAGTGCCATATTGCATCGCCGTTCTCATCTCTGGTGCGATACGAACGTGGTCCACGATCATCGACGTGAAGTGCAATACGAAGGAGGTGATTGAGAACAGATTAAAATCGTTCAAGGACCGGATCAAGTTGAAGAAGCATTCCATAGGATTTATGTTTGTGTGCACGGCACGCGGGAGTGCCATGCACGGGAAGGAAAACGTGGAATCAACGATATTCAAAACGCTTTTCCCTAACGTACCTCTGGTCGGCTGCTTCGGCGATGGCGAGTTTGGGAAAAACACGATGGACATCGATGACGCAAAGGAAG aaactTCTGTAAATAAACAAAGAAACAGTGGCAGAAACAAGCATAGTCGTCGTAAGGATGTATGGTATAATGAATTCTCTACGGTTTTTATGATACTTACCTATGGTTAA
- the LOC105287659 gene encoding pancreatic triacylglycerol lipase, whose product MLLNLLSKEIIMLVVLCYPAHSKQWESGLRQRYDGYGEDWIFMPDGNGQPQVAVLKLQDSEIRSVLEGSEIAYIIYTRSGPKEGTRVTLNDTASLDSSDFRPTRKTKFITHGWKSSASASDLLNMKEAFLTHGDYNVILMDWEPLAASTFYLGPMRNTVRVGNDAGNFIDFLVKETDLKTENVHFIGHSLGAHVAGNAGSATTSGKLSRVTGLDPALPGFHMLSSEKTRLDPSDAAFVDVIHSCGGVLGFLQPLGKVDFYPNAGTAVQPGCCCAPEIMEACSHGRSYKYFTESINSKTGLLAAKCDNWDSYMAGKCAKSQVVLMGEHVDQTAEGLFFLRTRSDPPYAYIPKVTDNNV is encoded by the exons atgttattaaatctatTGTCGAAAGAAATCATCATGCTCGTTGTACTGTGTTATCCTGCGCATTCGAAACAATGGGAAAGCGGTTTGCGCCAGAGATATGACGGCTATGGAGAAGATTGGATATTCATGCCTGATGGTAACGGACAGCCTCAAGTAGCGGTGTTAAAGCTCCAAGACAGTGAAATAAGAAGCGTGTTAGAAGGCTCGGAAATAGCTTACATAATCTATACTCG ATCTGGTCCAAAAGAAGGCACGCGAGTGACCCTAAATGATACCGCGAGTCTTGATAGTTCTGATTTTAGACCCACacggaaaacaaaatttataacgcACGGATGGAAATCGAGTGCCTCGGCTTCCGATTTATTGAATATGAAAGAAG CTTTCTTAACTCACGGCGATTATAACGTTATTCTCATGGATTGGGAGCCTTTGGCCGCAAGCACGTTTTATTTGGGACCGATGCGTAATACCGTTCGAGTCGGAAATGATGCCGgcaattttatcgattttttgGTGAAAGAGACTGATTTGAAAACAGAGAACGTTCATTTTATCG GTCATTCTCTTGGAGCACACGTGGCTGGGAACGCGGGTAGTGCGACTACTTCTGGTAAGTTGAGCCGAGTTACTGGTTTGGACCCAGCGCTGCCGGGATTTCATATGCTTTCCTCCGAGAAAACTCGACTGGATCCCAGTGACGCGGCATTCGTCGATGTCATACACTCCTGTGGAGGTGTGTTGGGCTTTCTTCAACCGCTGGGAAAAGTTGACTTCTATCCAAACGCCGGTACGGCAGTTCAACCCGGATGTTGCTGCGCTCCCGAAATAATGG AGGCCTGCAGTCATGGACGGTCGTACAAATACTTCACGGAGAGCATCAATTCGAAGACCGGGCTGCTGGCCGCAAAGTGTGATAATTGGGACTCGTACATGGCGGGCAAATGTGCCAAATCGCAAGTAGTGCTCATGGGAGAGCACGTCGATCAGACCGCTGAGGGCCTGTTCTTCCTCAGAACGAGATCGGACCCACCTTACGCATACATACCGAAAGTAACCGATAACAatgtgtga
- the LOC105287660 gene encoding 5'-AMP-activated protein kinase subunit beta-2 gives MGNAGSNQPVSHHHGSSVRDREHRHSKDHPPPSPGKEGQAFVFDKKPSQKLVFQSSHEEEESYFTKNSQQDGEDFGSQRPRSNTVSEGTKVTDSKVLPTVFKWEGGGKQVFISGTFTGWKTLPMVKSHGDFVTIIDLPEGEHQYKFFVDGEWRHDPGLKIVDNGMGSKNNLVSVRKSDFEVFQALAKDSEGVTNSAQTEYGQEIPPHKPWEKVAGPPILPPHLLQVILNKDTPLSCEPTLLPEPNHVMLNHLYALSIKDSVMVLSATHRYRKKYVTTLLYKPI, from the exons ATGGGTAATGCAGGAAGCAATCAGCCCGTTAGTCATCATCATGGTAGTTCAGTGAGGGATAGGGAGCATCGACATAGCAAAGATCATCCTCCACCCTCGCCAGGGAAGGAAGGCCAAGCATTTGTATTCGACAAAAAACCCAGTCAGAAACTTGTCTTTCAGTCTTCCCACGAGGAAGAAGAATCATATTTTACAAAG AATAGTCAACAAGATGGAGAAGATTTTGGATCGCAGCGACCAAGGTCCAACACTGTCTCCGAAGGAACAAAAGTCACTGATAGTAAGGTGCTACCGACTGTCTTCAAGTgggaaggaggaggaaagCAAGTGTTCATTAGCGGGACATTTACTGGGTGGAAGACGTTGCCAATGGTGAAGAGCCACGGTGATTTTGTTACAATAATTGACCTGCCAGAGGGAGAGCATCAGTACAAATTTTTCGTTGATGGTGAATGGAGACATGATCCTGGACTG aaaattgTGGACAATGGCATGGGCTCCAAGAACAATTTAGTGTCTGTAAGGAAATCCGACTTTGAGGTATTCCAGGCTCTCGCAAAGGACAGCGAAGGTGTTACCAACAGTGCGCAGACAGAATATGGGCAAGAAATCCCGCCGCATAAGCCTTGGGAGAAGGTAGCTGGACCGCCTATATTGCCACCGCATTTACTGCAAGTAATTCTTAACAAGGACACACCGCTTTCC TGCGAACCTACTCTTCTACCTGAACCGAATCACGTTATGCTGAATCATCTTTATGCCCTAAGCATTAAGGACAGCGTCATGGTCCTGTCGGCCACACATCGTTATCGCAAAAAATATGTGACGACTTTGCTGTACAAACCAATCTAG